From Pseudomonas sp. stari2, a single genomic window includes:
- a CDS encoding glycosyltransferase yields the protein MSSRKFGLNLVVVLAIAALFTGFWALINRPVSAPNWPEQISGFSYSPFQQGQFPQKDQYPTDDEMRRDLEIMSKLTDNIRIYSVDGSLQDIPKLAEEFGLRVTLGIWISPDQERNEREITRAIELANTSRSVVRVVVGNEAIFRKEITAKELSVLLDRVRAAVKVPVTTSEQWHVWEEHPELAKHVDLIAAHVLPYWEFIPVDKAGQFVFDRARDLKKMFPKKPLLLSEVGWPSNGRMRGGADASPADQAIYLRTLVNKLNRQGFNYFVIEAFDQPWKASDEGSVGAYWGVFNAARQQKFNFEGPVVAIPQWRVLAIGSVVLALLSLTLLMIDGSALRQRGRTFLTFIAFLCGSVLVWIGYDYSQQYSTWFSLTVGFLLALGALGVFIVLLTEAHELAEAVWIHKRRREFLPVVGDSDYRPKVSIHVPCYNEPPEMVKQTLNALANLDYPDFEVLIIDNNTKDPAVWEPVRDYCETLGPRFKFFHVSPLAGFKGGALNYLIPHTAKDAEVIAVIDSDYCVHPNWLKHMVPHFADPKIAVVQSPQDYRDQNESTFKKLCYAEYKGFFHIGMVTRNDRDAIIQHGTMTMTRRSVLEELGWADWCICEDAELGLRVFEKGLSAAYYHDSYGKGLMPDTFIDFKKQRFRWAYGAIQIIKRHTRSLLRGKDTELTRGQRYHFLAGWLPWVADGMNIFFTVGALLWSAAMIIVPQRVDPPLLIFAIPPLALFVFKVGKIIFLYRRAVGVNLKDAFCAALAGLALSHTIAKAVLYGFFTSSIPFFRTPKNADNHGFWVAISEAREELFIMLLLWGAALGIFLVQGIPSNDMRFWVAMLLVQSLPYVAALIMAFLSSLPKPSAAPEPAPVV from the coding sequence ATGTCATCGCGTAAATTTGGACTCAACCTGGTGGTGGTTCTGGCAATCGCCGCCCTGTTCACCGGTTTCTGGGCGCTGATCAACCGCCCCGTCTCCGCGCCGAACTGGCCGGAGCAGATCTCCGGTTTCTCCTATTCACCGTTCCAGCAAGGACAGTTCCCGCAGAAGGATCAGTATCCGACTGACGACGAAATGCGCCGCGACCTTGAGATCATGAGCAAGCTGACGGACAACATCCGCATCTACTCGGTCGACGGTTCCCTGCAAGACATCCCGAAACTGGCTGAAGAGTTCGGCCTGCGCGTGACCCTGGGGATCTGGATCAGCCCCGACCAGGAACGCAACGAACGGGAAATTACCCGCGCCATCGAACTGGCCAACACCTCACGCAGCGTGGTTCGTGTGGTGGTCGGTAACGAAGCGATCTTCCGCAAGGAAATCACCGCCAAAGAACTCAGCGTGCTGCTCGACCGCGTGCGTGCTGCGGTGAAAGTGCCGGTGACCACCTCCGAACAGTGGCATGTCTGGGAAGAACACCCGGAACTGGCCAAGCACGTCGACCTGATCGCCGCGCACGTTCTGCCTTACTGGGAATTCATTCCGGTGGACAAGGCCGGGCAGTTCGTTTTCGACCGCGCCCGCGACCTGAAAAAGATGTTCCCGAAAAAGCCGCTGCTGCTGTCCGAAGTGGGCTGGCCGAGCAACGGCCGCATGCGCGGTGGCGCCGATGCGTCGCCGGCGGATCAGGCGATCTACCTGCGCACGCTGGTCAACAAACTCAATCGCCAGGGCTTCAACTACTTCGTGATCGAAGCGTTTGACCAGCCGTGGAAAGCCAGCGACGAAGGTTCGGTCGGCGCCTACTGGGGCGTGTTCAATGCCGCGCGCCAGCAGAAATTCAACTTCGAAGGCCCGGTGGTGGCGATCCCGCAATGGCGCGTGCTGGCCATCGGTTCGGTGGTGCTGGCACTCTTGTCGCTGACCCTGCTGATGATCGACGGCTCGGCCCTGCGCCAGCGTGGCCGTACCTTCCTGACCTTTATCGCGTTCCTGTGCGGTTCGGTGCTGGTGTGGATCGGCTACGACTACAGCCAGCAATACAGCACGTGGTTCAGCCTGACCGTGGGCTTCCTGCTGGCACTCGGTGCGCTCGGGGTGTTCATCGTGTTGCTGACCGAGGCCCACGAACTGGCGGAGGCGGTGTGGATTCACAAGCGTCGCCGTGAATTCCTGCCGGTGGTCGGCGATTCGGACTACCGCCCGAAAGTCTCGATCCACGTACCGTGCTACAACGAGCCGCCGGAGATGGTCAAACAGACCCTCAACGCCCTGGCCAACCTCGATTACCCGGACTTCGAAGTACTGATCATCGACAACAACACCAAGGACCCGGCGGTCTGGGAACCGGTGCGCGACTACTGCGAAACCCTCGGCCCGCGCTTCAAGTTCTTCCATGTTTCGCCCTTGGCCGGCTTCAAGGGCGGTGCACTGAACTACCTGATCCCGCACACCGCCAAGGACGCCGAAGTCATCGCGGTGATCGACTCCGACTACTGCGTGCACCCGAACTGGCTCAAGCACATGGTGCCGCACTTCGCCGACCCGAAAATCGCCGTGGTGCAGTCGCCGCAGGACTACCGCGACCAGAACGAAAGCACCTTCAAGAAGCTCTGCTACGCCGAATACAAAGGTTTCTTCCACATTGGCATGGTCACCCGCAACGACCGCGACGCGATCATCCAGCACGGCACCATGACCATGACCCGTCGCTCGGTTCTGGAAGAACTGGGCTGGGCCGACTGGTGCATCTGTGAAGACGCCGAACTCGGTCTGCGGGTGTTCGAGAAAGGCCTGTCGGCGGCGTATTACCACGACAGTTACGGCAAGGGTCTGATGCCGGACACCTTCATCGACTTCAAGAAGCAGCGTTTCCGCTGGGCCTACGGTGCGATCCAGATCATCAAGCGCCACACCCGCAGCCTGCTGCGCGGCAAGGACACCGAGCTCACCCGCGGCCAGCGTTACCACTTCCTCGCGGGCTGGCTGCCGTGGGTGGCAGACGGCATGAACATTTTCTTCACCGTCGGCGCACTGTTGTGGTCGGCGGCGATGATCATCGTGCCGCAGCGGGTCGATCCGCCGCTGCTGATCTTCGCGATCCCGCCGCTGGCGCTGTTCGTGTTCAAGGTCGGCAAGATCATCTTCCTGTACCGTCGCGCCGTGGGCGTGAACCTCAAGGATGCGTTCTGCGCGGCACTGGCCGGCCTGGCGTTGTCGCACACCATCGCCAAAGCGGTGCTGTATGGCTTCTTCACCAGCAGCATTCCATTCTTCCGTACCCCGAAAAACGCCGACAACCATGGCTTCTGGGTGGCGATTTCCGAGGCCCGGGAAGAGCTGTTCATCATGCTGCTGTTGTGGGGCGCGGCGCTGGGGATTTTCCTGGTGCAGGGGATTCCGAGCAACGACATGCGCTTCTGGGTGGCGATGCTGCTGGTGCAGTCGCTGCCGTACGTGGCGGCGCTGATCATGGCGTTCCTGTCGTCGCTGCCAAAACCTTCGGCGGCGCCTGAGCCGGCACCTGTCGTCTAA
- the tcdA gene encoding tRNA cyclic N6-threonylcarbamoyladenosine(37) synthase TcdA produces the protein MVMSTEDPRFAGIARLYGIEGMERLRAAHVAIVGVGGVGSWAAEAMARCGVGEISLFDLDDVCVSNANRQLHALDSTVGKPKVEVMAERLRGINPDCKVHAVADFVTRDTMAEYITPNIDCVIDCIDAVNAKAALIAWCKRRKIQIITTGGAGGQIDPTLIQVCDLNRTFNDPLASKVRSTLRRDYGFSRTVTRHYSVPCVFSTEQLRYPKPDGSICLQKSFVGDGVKLDCAGGFGAVMMVTATFGMVAATKAVDKIVAGVRRPADRVKPQA, from the coding sequence ATGGTCATGAGTACAGAAGATCCGCGGTTTGCAGGCATCGCCCGTTTGTATGGCATTGAAGGGATGGAGCGTTTGCGCGCCGCCCACGTGGCGATTGTCGGCGTTGGCGGCGTCGGTTCCTGGGCGGCGGAAGCCATGGCCCGTTGCGGAGTGGGCGAGATTTCCCTGTTCGACCTCGACGACGTCTGCGTCAGCAACGCCAACCGTCAGTTGCACGCGCTGGACAGCACGGTCGGCAAACCCAAGGTCGAGGTGATGGCCGAGCGTCTGCGTGGGATCAACCCGGACTGCAAGGTGCACGCTGTGGCGGACTTCGTCACCCGCGACACTATGGCCGAATACATCACGCCGAACATCGACTGCGTGATCGACTGCATCGACGCGGTCAACGCCAAGGCGGCGCTGATTGCCTGGTGCAAGCGCCGCAAGATCCAGATCATCACCACCGGCGGTGCCGGCGGGCAAATCGATCCGACGCTGATTCAGGTCTGCGACCTCAACCGCACCTTCAACGATCCACTAGCTTCGAAAGTGCGTTCTACGTTGCGTCGCGACTACGGCTTCTCGCGCACCGTGACCCGCCATTACAGCGTGCCGTGCGTGTTCTCCACCGAACAACTGCGCTATCCGAAACCGGACGGCAGCATTTGCCTGCAGAAGAGTTTTGTCGGCGACGGCGTGAAGCTGGACTGCGCCGGCGGGTTTGGCGCGGTGATGATGGTGACGGCGACGTTCGGCATGGTCGCGGCGACCAAGGCTGTGGACAAGATTGTCGCGGGCGTCCGGCGCCCGGCGGATCGGGTCAAACCTCAGGCCTGA
- a CDS encoding SufE family protein produces the protein MSLPVEAAEALQTFQNAAGWEQRARLLMQFGDRLPPLSDADKCEANRVHGCESQVWLVGELRDGQWQFAASSDARMIRGLVALLLLRVNGLTAGELQQVDLPEWFNQLGLSRQLSPSRSNGLNAVLQRMNELAH, from the coding sequence ATGAGCCTGCCGGTCGAGGCCGCCGAAGCGCTGCAAACCTTTCAGAACGCCGCCGGTTGGGAACAACGGGCGCGGCTGTTGATGCAGTTCGGGGATCGTCTGCCGCCCTTGAGCGATGCAGACAAGTGCGAGGCCAATCGTGTGCATGGCTGCGAAAGCCAGGTGTGGCTGGTGGGCGAATTGCGCGATGGCCAATGGCAGTTCGCGGCGAGCAGCGATGCGCGGATGATTCGCGGATTGGTGGCGTTGTTGCTGTTGCGGGTCAACGGTTTGACCGCCGGCGAGTTACAGCAGGTCGATCTGCCGGAGTGGTTCAATCAACTGGGGTTGTCGCGGCAGCTGTCGCCATCGCGCAGCAATGGCCTGAATGCCGTGCTGCAGCGGATGAACGAGCTGGCGCATTAA
- a CDS encoding aminotransferase class V-fold PLP-dependent enzyme gives MMIPSPWRADFPAIAALQRQDQTYLDNAATTQKPQALLDALAHYYANGAANVHRAQHLPGAHATQAFEDSRLKVAQWLNAGDSGQIIFTHGATSALNLLANGLEHLFHPGDEIVISALEHHANLLPWQQLAQRRDLQLVILPLDDDGVIDLAAAVHLISPRTRLLAVSQLSNVLGAWQPLPALLAMAKAQNALTVVDGAQGVVHGRHDVQALGCDFYVFSSHKLYGPDGLGVLFGRNEALERLRPWQFGGEMVLEANYHDARFRPAPLGFEAGTPPIASVIGLGATLDYLAGLDLGAVSAHEAALHDYLLRGLAARNGIRLLGKPQLALASFVVEGVHNADLAHLLTEQGIAVRAGHHCAMPLLKRFELAGAIRVSLALYNDSEDLERFFEALDQALELLR, from the coding sequence ATGATGATTCCCTCCCCTTGGCGCGCCGATTTTCCAGCCATCGCCGCCCTGCAACGGCAAGACCAGACTTACCTGGACAACGCCGCCACCACGCAAAAGCCCCAGGCCCTGCTCGACGCGCTGGCGCATTACTACGCCAATGGTGCGGCCAACGTGCACCGTGCGCAGCATCTGCCCGGCGCTCACGCTACACAGGCGTTCGAGGACAGTCGCCTGAAGGTTGCCCAGTGGCTGAATGCCGGTGACAGCGGGCAGATCATCTTCACCCACGGCGCCACCAGTGCGCTGAATCTCCTGGCCAACGGCCTGGAACATCTTTTCCATCCGGGCGATGAAATCGTCATCAGCGCCCTGGAGCATCACGCCAATCTGCTGCCGTGGCAGCAACTGGCACAACGTCGCGACCTGCAACTGGTGATCCTGCCGCTGGACGATGACGGGGTGATCGACCTCGCCGCCGCGGTTCACCTGATCAGCCCGCGTACACGGTTGCTGGCGGTCAGTCAGTTGTCCAACGTGCTCGGTGCCTGGCAGCCCTTGCCGGCCCTGCTGGCGATGGCCAAGGCGCAGAACGCGCTGACCGTGGTCGATGGCGCTCAAGGCGTGGTTCACGGCCGGCATGACGTACAGGCACTGGGTTGTGACTTTTATGTGTTTTCCAGCCACAAGCTGTACGGCCCCGATGGCCTCGGCGTGCTGTTCGGGCGCAACGAAGCGCTCGAGCGACTGCGCCCATGGCAGTTCGGTGGCGAGATGGTGCTGGAGGCCAATTACCACGACGCACGTTTCCGCCCGGCACCACTGGGTTTCGAAGCCGGAACGCCGCCGATTGCCAGCGTGATCGGCCTCGGTGCGACGCTCGACTACCTCGCGGGTCTGGATCTGGGTGCCGTGTCCGCCCACGAAGCCGCATTGCACGATTATCTGTTGCGTGGCCTCGCCGCCCGCAACGGCATTCGTCTGTTGGGCAAGCCGCAACTGGCGCTGGCCAGTTTTGTCGTCGAAGGGGTGCACAACGCCGATCTGGCGCACTTGCTGACCGAACAGGGCATCGCCGTACGCGCCGGGCACCACTGCGCGATGCCGCTACTCAAACGCTTTGAACTGGCCGGGGCGATCCGTGTGTCGCTGGCGCTGTACAACGATTCCGAAGACCTGGAGCGGTTCTTTGAAGCGCTGGATCAGGCGCTGGAGTTATTGCGATGA
- the dapD gene encoding 2,3,4,5-tetrahydropyridine-2,6-dicarboxylate N-succinyltransferase: MSNSLFSIAFGVGTQNRQGAWLEVFYAQPLLNPSAELVAAVAPILGYTEGNQAITFTTAQAAQLAEAVKGIDAVQGKLLTRLAESHKPLVATLLAEDAQLTSTPEAYLKLHLLSHRLVKPHGVSLAGIFPLLPNVAWTSQGAIDLSELAELQLEARLRGELLEVFSVDKFPKMTDYVVPAGVRIADAARLRLGAYVGEGTTVMHEGFINFNAGTEGPGMIEGRVSAGVFVGKGSDLGGGCSTMGTLSGGGNIVIKVGEGCLIGANAGIGIPLGDRNTVESGLYVTAGTKVALLDEHNNLVKVVKARELAGQTDLLFRRNSETGAVECKTHKSAIELNEALHAHN, encoded by the coding sequence ATGTCCAACTCTCTGTTCAGTATCGCCTTCGGCGTCGGCACCCAGAACCGCCAAGGCGCATGGCTGGAAGTGTTTTACGCCCAGCCGCTGCTCAATCCTTCGGCTGAGCTGGTCGCCGCTGTTGCACCGATCCTCGGCTACACCGAAGGCAATCAGGCCATCACCTTCACCACAGCCCAGGCTGCGCAACTGGCAGAAGCCGTGAAAGGCATCGACGCGGTACAAGGCAAGCTGCTGACCCGCCTGGCCGAAAGCCACAAGCCGCTGGTCGCCACCCTGCTGGCCGAAGACGCGCAACTGACCTCCACGCCAGAGGCTTACCTGAAGCTCCACCTGCTGTCCCATCGTCTGGTCAAGCCGCACGGTGTAAGCCTGGCCGGGATCTTCCCGCTGTTGCCAAACGTTGCCTGGACCAGCCAGGGCGCGATCGACCTGAGCGAACTGGCCGAGCTGCAACTCGAAGCCCGTCTGCGCGGCGAGCTGCTGGAAGTGTTCTCTGTGGACAAGTTCCCGAAAATGACCGACTACGTGGTTCCGGCCGGCGTGCGTATCGCTGACGCTGCACGTCTGCGTCTGGGCGCCTATGTGGGCGAAGGCACCACCGTGATGCACGAAGGCTTCATCAACTTCAACGCCGGCACCGAAGGCCCGGGCATGATCGAAGGTCGCGTCTCCGCTGGCGTGTTCGTCGGCAAGGGTTCGGACCTGGGCGGCGGCTGTTCGACCATGGGCACCCTGTCGGGCGGCGGCAACATCGTGATCAAGGTCGGCGAAGGCTGCCTGATCGGCGCCAACGCCGGTATCGGTATTCCGTTGGGCGACCGCAACACCGTCGAGTCGGGCCTGTACGTGACCGCCGGCACCAAGGTGGCGCTGCTGGACGAGCACAACAACCTGGTCAAAGTGGTCAAGGCCCGTGAACTGGCCGGTCAGACCGACCTGCTGTTCCGTCGCAATTCGGAAACCGGCGCTGTGGAATGCAAAACCCACAAATCGGCGATCGAACTGAACGAAGCGCTGCACGCTCACAACTAA
- a CDS encoding ArsC family reductase, which yields MTVSSKTLHLFGIKACDTMKKARTWLDEHAVSYDFHDYKTAGIDREHLTQWCDEHGWQTVLNRAGTTFRKLDDERKADLDQSKAIELMLAQPSMIKRPVLDLGDRTLIGFKPDIYAAALK from the coding sequence TTGACCGTTTCAAGCAAAACGTTGCACCTTTTCGGCATCAAAGCCTGCGACACCATGAAGAAGGCGCGCACCTGGCTCGATGAACACGCTGTCAGCTACGACTTCCACGACTACAAAACCGCCGGCATCGACCGTGAACACCTGACCCAATGGTGTGACGAACACGGCTGGCAAACGGTGTTGAACCGCGCAGGCACGACCTTTCGCAAGCTCGACGACGAACGCAAAGCCGATCTCGACCAGTCGAAAGCCATCGAACTGATGCTCGCTCAACCCTCGATGATCAAGCGCCCGGTGCTCGATCTCGGTGACCGAACCCTGATTGGCTTCAAGCCAGATATCTACGCGGCCGCCCTCAAGTAA
- a CDS encoding Na+/H+ antiporter — protein MQTAYTVLILLMLVSVSRLVGRVIPMPLPLVQIAAGALLAWPTLGLHVALDPELFLFLFLPPLLFSDGWRMPKRELWRLRGPVLTLAVGLVLFTVVGAGYFIHWLLPTIPLPVAFALAAVLSPTDAVAVSAISQNRLPTPLMHMLQGEALMNDASGLVTFKFALVAAVTGAFSLANASLTFVLVAVGGLAVGVALSWLVGRLRAWMIARGWDDPATHVVFMLLLPFAAYVLAERLGASGILSAVAAGMMQSWLDLLPRQTSTRLLNRSVWSLLEFAFNGLIFLLLGLQLPDIIKAVVSHETSLWPTLFYRCLDVVAIFLALVLLRFIWVQSIWRLSVLLRRLRGKGELTQVPTARSCWLLTVGGVRGAVTLAGVMSVPMLMGSEAFPERDLLIFIAAGVILMSLVAACIALPLLLRGIQKSPDDKRRQEVRDAWRKTAEAAIHALEVEEVNPQDAAQAALSAELKARIMSEYRHQLEVFNDSAEAQALAFQMDLLERRLRLKALRAQRLELYSLSRQHQIGDDVLREVLGELDLSEANLGQVK, from the coding sequence ATGCAAACCGCTTATACCGTCCTGATCCTGCTGATGCTGGTCAGTGTTTCGCGCCTGGTTGGACGGGTGATTCCGATGCCGCTGCCACTGGTACAGATCGCCGCCGGTGCCTTGCTGGCCTGGCCGACCCTCGGTCTGCACGTGGCCCTTGATCCTGAACTGTTCCTGTTTCTGTTCTTGCCGCCGCTGCTGTTTTCCGATGGCTGGCGCATGCCCAAGCGTGAACTGTGGCGCTTGCGCGGGCCGGTACTCACGCTGGCGGTCGGCCTGGTGCTGTTTACCGTGGTCGGGGCCGGTTACTTCATTCACTGGTTGCTGCCGACGATTCCATTGCCGGTGGCCTTCGCGCTGGCGGCGGTGCTGTCCCCGACCGACGCCGTGGCGGTCTCGGCGATTTCGCAGAACCGCTTGCCCACGCCGCTGATGCACATGCTGCAAGGCGAGGCGTTGATGAACGATGCCTCGGGTCTGGTGACGTTCAAATTCGCGCTGGTAGCGGCGGTCACCGGTGCGTTTTCTTTGGCCAACGCCAGTCTGACGTTCGTGCTGGTCGCGGTCGGCGGGCTGGCGGTCGGTGTTGCACTCAGTTGGCTGGTGGGGCGGCTGCGGGCGTGGATGATCGCCCGGGGCTGGGACGATCCGGCGACCCATGTGGTGTTCATGTTGCTGCTGCCGTTTGCCGCTTACGTGCTGGCTGAGCGGCTCGGCGCGTCGGGCATTCTCTCGGCGGTGGCAGCGGGGATGATGCAGAGCTGGCTCGACCTGCTGCCGCGCCAGACCAGCACCCGTTTGCTCAACCGCAGCGTCTGGTCGTTGCTGGAGTTTGCTTTCAACGGTTTGATCTTCCTGCTGCTCGGCCTGCAACTGCCGGACATCATCAAGGCTGTGGTCAGTCACGAAACGTCATTGTGGCCGACGCTGTTCTACCGCTGCCTCGACGTGGTGGCGATTTTCCTGGCGCTGGTGCTGTTGCGTTTCATCTGGGTACAAAGCATCTGGCGTCTGTCGGTGCTGCTGCGCCGCTTGCGTGGCAAGGGTGAATTGACACAAGTGCCGACTGCCCGTTCGTGCTGGCTGCTGACCGTCGGTGGGGTGCGCGGTGCGGTGACGTTGGCGGGAGTGATGTCGGTGCCGATGCTGATGGGCAGCGAGGCCTTTCCCGAGCGTGACTTGCTGATCTTCATCGCCGCCGGGGTGATCCTGATGTCGCTGGTCGCAGCCTGCATCGCCCTGCCGTTGCTGCTGCGTGGAATCCAGAAAAGCCCCGACGACAAGCGCCGACAGGAAGTCCGCGATGCCTGGCGCAAGACCGCCGAAGCGGCGATCCATGCGTTGGAAGTCGAGGAGGTCAACCCGCAGGATGCTGCGCAAGCGGCACTGTCGGCGGAGCTCAAGGCGCGGATCATGTCTGAATACCGTCATCAGCTTGAGGTGTTCAACGATTCGGCCGAAGCCCAGGCGCTGGCGTTCCAGATGGATCTGCTTGAACGCCGTTTGCGCCTCAAGGCCCTGCGCGCGCAACGCCTTGAACTGTACAGCCTCAGCCGTCAGCACCAGATTGGCGATGACGTGTTGCGTGAAGTGTTGGGTGAGCTCGACCTGAGTGAGGCCAACCTGGGGCAGGTCAAATAG